One stretch of Filifactor alocis ATCC 35896 DNA includes these proteins:
- a CDS encoding alanine/glycine:cation symporter family protein, translated as MGTILEINSRIGDIVWGWPMLILLVGTGIVLTFRLKFIQIREFVYIIKSTLFKMFSKSSDGHGEVTAFQAVATALAATVGTGNIAGVALAIAIGGPGAIFWMWLSAFFGMATKFSEVVLAIVYREKNKDGSISGGPMYYIKNGIKMPWLAKFFAMFGMLATLGTGNMTQSNAVASVLDQTFGINKLFVGCVLAILAGIVIIGGIKRIGVVTEKLVPFMAAFYIIGAIVIIAKNIGAVPGAFALIFGSAFSTQAMTGGFAGASVKLMMKMGISRGVFTNEAGLGTAPIAHAAATTDHPVRQGMWGIFEVLMDTLVICTMTALVIIVTGQWNSGLQGAVLTTTAFETGFKGGSFVVAFGLTFFAFSTILGWAYYGERCMEFLFGKKSVIFYRIVFIPAIVVGSIGGLQAVWAISDTLNGLMAIPNLIAIFMLQGVVVSMVKDFFADPDYVRESHHEYISALPITEEDKKAVGNLIMK; from the coding sequence ATGGGTACTATTTTGGAAATTAACTCGAGGATTGGAGATATCGTTTGGGGATGGCCAATGTTGATTTTGTTGGTTGGAACCGGTATTGTATTAACTTTTAGATTGAAGTTTATTCAAATCAGAGAGTTTGTCTATATTATTAAAAGCACATTATTTAAAATGTTTTCCAAGTCCAGTGACGGCCATGGAGAAGTAACGGCGTTTCAAGCTGTAGCAACTGCATTAGCTGCAACAGTTGGAACCGGTAATATTGCCGGTGTTGCTTTGGCAATCGCTATCGGAGGCCCCGGAGCTATCTTTTGGATGTGGCTATCCGCTTTTTTTGGAATGGCAACAAAGTTTTCAGAAGTAGTATTGGCTATTGTATATAGAGAAAAGAACAAAGACGGCAGTATTTCCGGTGGACCGATGTATTATATCAAAAATGGAATTAAGATGCCTTGGTTGGCAAAATTCTTTGCTATGTTTGGAATGCTTGCTACATTGGGAACAGGAAATATGACTCAATCTAATGCGGTAGCGTCTGTACTGGATCAAACTTTTGGAATTAATAAATTGTTTGTAGGTTGCGTATTGGCTATTTTAGCAGGAATTGTTATTATTGGCGGAATCAAAAGAATTGGAGTTGTAACAGAAAAATTAGTGCCATTTATGGCAGCGTTCTATATCATTGGTGCCATTGTAATTATTGCGAAAAATATTGGAGCGGTTCCGGGAGCTTTTGCATTAATATTCGGAAGTGCATTTAGTACACAAGCAATGACGGGAGGATTTGCCGGTGCTTCTGTAAAACTGATGATGAAAATGGGAATTTCTCGCGGAGTATTTACAAATGAGGCAGGACTTGGAACGGCACCTATCGCACATGCCGCAGCTACAACAGATCACCCTGTTCGTCAAGGAATGTGGGGAATTTTTGAAGTGTTGATGGATACACTGGTTATTTGTACCATGACAGCATTGGTTATTATCGTGACAGGTCAATGGAACAGCGGATTACAAGGAGCAGTGCTTACGACAACTGCATTTGAGACCGGATTCAAAGGTGGAAGCTTTGTTGTAGCTTTCGGGTTAACGTTCTTTGCTTTTTCAACAATTTTGGGATGGGCATACTATGGTGAACGTTGTATGGAGTTTTTGTTTGGAAAAAAATCCGTTATTTTCTATAGAATTGTGTTCATTCCGGCTATTGTGGTAGGAAGTATCGGAGGTTTGCAAGCAGTTTGGGCAATTTCTGACACTTTAAACGGTTTGATGGCGATTCCAAACTTAATTGCAATCTTTATGTTGCAAGGTGTAGTAGTATCTATGGTAAAAGATTTCTTTGCTGATCCCGACTATGTGAGAGAATCTCACCACGAGTATATTAGTGCATTGCCAATTACGGAAGAAGACAAAAAAGCAGTTGGAAATTTAATTATGAAATAG